The Diaminobutyricimonas aerilata nucleotide sequence TGGTCGGGTTCTGGGGTGAGTGGCACACCTGGCCCTACAACGGTGACGGCCGGCCGAACTGGATGCCGTCGGATGAGACGCAGCTCGACATCCTGCAGGACTTCGTCGCCGCGTTCCCGACGACCGAGATCCAGGTGCGCAACCCGAACACGATGAACGCGCCGCTGCCGATCGGCTACCACGACGACTCGTTCGCCCTGTCGACGATGATCAGCCCGCTCGGCTGGCACTTCATGGACAACATGGTCGCCGCGGGCGCGACCGAGAAGTGGCAGCAGTACTCGATCGGCGGCGAGCTTCGTCCGGAGCTGCAGCCATGCATCTTCAGCGCGGCAGGGTGCCCGGTGATCGAGGAGGGCGGCGACAACGACTTCGCCGGCAGCCTGGAGCAGACCCACGCCACGTGGCTGCTCAACCACTACGCGTTCCAGACCGGGTACTCCGAGGCCGACAAGCCGGCGGCGCTCGCCGCAGCGCAGTCGCTCGGCTACTCGTTCCGCGCGACGGAGGCGTGGGTGCCCGCCACGACGGGTGCCGGCGCCACCACGATCGGACTGACGGTGTCGAACATCGGCGTCGCCCCGTTCTACTACGACTGGCCGATCTCGATCGCCTACCTCGACGCGACCGGAGCGGTCGTGCGAAGCGTGGAGACCGACTGGCTGATCAGCGACGTCGCGAGCGGCGCGACCGAGCAGTTCGTCACGACGGTCGACACGACCGGGCTGCCGGCCGGCGACTACACCGTCGTCGCACAGGTCGCGAACCCGCTGCCCGGTGGCATGCCGGTGCGTTTCGCGAACGCCTCGCAAGACGCGGATGTCGACGGCTGGCTCACGCTCGGCGTGACGACCGTCGCCGCCGCGGGCGCAGCCCCGGTTCCCGGTACGGCCGGAGCGCCGGAGCTCGCCGCGACGGGCGCCGACGTGTCGACCCTGCTCGGGCTCGCCGCGGCGGTGACGCTGCTCGGCCTCGCGGGCGTCGTCGCGGAGCGCCGGGTCGCGCGCCGCTGACGCGCCGCTGACGCGACCGCCGTCCGCCCCTCGGGGCGGGCGGCGGTTCCGCGCATCCGGGATCAGCCCCAGTCGCGGCCCTCGAGGAACTCGCGGATCCGGCCGATCGCGTCTTCGAGTTGATCGACGCGCGGCAGCGTGACGATGCGGAAATGGTCGGGGTCGGGCCAGTTGAACCCGGTGCCCTGCACGACGAGCACGTGCTGCTCCTCGAGCAGGTCGAGGATGAGCTTGCGGTCGTCCTTCACCGGGTAGACCTCGGGGTCGAGCCGCGGGAAGCAGTACAGGGCGCCGCGCGGCTTGACGCAACTGACGCCGGGGATCTCCTCGAGCATCCGCCACGTCACGTCGCGCTGCTCGAGCAGGCGGCCGCCGGGAAGCACGAGGTCGTGGATGCTCTGGTAGCCGCCGAGCGCCGCCTGGATGGCGTGCTGGGCCGGCACGTTCGGGCACAGGCGCATGTTCGCGAGCAGGTCGAGACCCTCGATGTAGCTGGCCGCGTGACGCTTCGGACCCGACACGGTCATCCAGCCGGAACGGAACCCCGCCACCCGGTACGCCTTCGAGAGGCCGTTGAAGGTGAGGGTCAGCACGTCCGGCGCGACCGCGCCGAGGGAGACGTGCTCGGCGTCGTCGTAGAGGATCCTGTCGTAGATCTCGTCGGCGAGCAGCAGCAGCTCGTGGCGGCGGGCGACCTCGGCGATGGCCTCCAGCACCGGGCGTCCGTAGACCGCGCCGGTCGGGTTGTTCGGGTTGATCACGACGATCGCCTTCGTGCGCTCGGTGACCTTCGAAGCGAGGTCCTCCACATCCGGTTGCCAGTCGGAGGACTCGTCGCAGCGGTAGTGCACGGCGCGACCGCCGGCGAGGCTCGTGACGGCCGTCCACAGCGGGTAGTCCGGGGCGGGGATGAGCACCTCGTCGCCGTCGTTGAGCAGCGCCTGCAACGACATGGCGATGAGTTCGCTCACGCCGTTGCCGAGGTAGACGTCGTCGACGTCGACATCCGGGATGCCTTTGCGCTGGGCATCCTGCGCGACCGCACGGCGGGCCGAGAGGATGCCCTTGCTGTCGCTGTAGCCCTGCGAGGCGGGCAGGTTGGCGATGATGTCCTCGAGCAGCTCCGGCGGCGCCTCGAATCCGAACGGCGCCGGGTTGCCGATGTTGAGCTTGAGGATCGGATGCCCGGCGCTCTCGAGCTCTTTGGCCCGGGTGAGGGCGGGCCCCCGCACGTCGTAGAGCACGTCGGCGAGCTTGGCGGACTGCAGCAGCTCCATGAGCGCCGATCCTCTCACGGACGCCCCGTCCCGTCCGCCGCTGATCCGCTCCGCGTGGCGGGGGCCCTTCCGCATCCCGCTGGTCGAGTGGGCGCGGCGGAGCCCGCCGTATCGAGACCCTCCCGGAGAGCACGTGCCGTCCGGGGTCGGCCCGCGCGCGGATCAGTCCGCGAGCTGCAGCTCGTCGACGACGCGGATCACGCGCGTGCGGGCATCCGCATCGAGGCCCCGCACGGGGCGCGGCAGCGAGTCGGGGGCGACGAGCCCCAGGTGTTCGGCGATGGCGGCGGTGACGCGGTAGCTGCTGAGTTCGGCGAACAGCGCCCACAGCGGCGCGAGCCGGGTGTGCTCGGCCGTGGCCGCGGCGTGGTCGCCGGCGAGCGCGGCGCGCGTGATGGTGACCGCGGGACGGGGCAGCGTGCCGCCGAGCACCGAGTACCAGGCGTCGCACCCGGCCTCGAGTCCGGTCGCCGCCGCCGCGTCGCCCGAGACCCCCACCGTGACGGTCGAGGGGATGCGGTCGCGGATCGCACGCACGCGGGCGGCCGCTTCGGCCGGATCGGCGGGCACGCCGGGGATCTTGATCGAGGCGACGTTCGGCAGTGCGGCGATCCGCTCGTACAGGTCGAGGGAGAAGGTGACGTGCGTCGTGCCGGGGTTGTCGTACACCACGAGCGGCACCGAGAGCCCCGCGGTCACGTCCTCGAACAGGCCGAACACCTCGTCATCGTTCAGGGCCTGATAGGTGACCGGGGCCAGCAGCACGGCGCTCGCTCCCGCCTCCTGCGCGTCGTCGGCGAGGGCGCGCACCTGTGAGGTGCGCAGCGCGCCGATCCCCACCATGACCGGCACCGGTCCGGCGTTCCGCACCGCCGTGCGCGCGGCCCGGCGTCGCTCCTCGCGGTCGAGGTACATGTACGAGCCCGTCGATCCGAGCGAGGTGATCGAGTCGACTCCAGCGGCCGCAAGTCGGTCGACGAGGCGGGCGTACGCGCCCTCGTCGACGGCGTCGTCTCGCAGGGGGGTGTGGGGGAAGGCGCTCAGCCCGGTGAACCTCATGGTCGACCATTGTGCCGGTGTCGCCGCTCGCCGGATCGGTCCAACCGGAGGATCGCGGCCGCGCCGATGAGCGACACCGACGAGATGACGAGGAGCACGCCGGCGACGGGGATCGCGCTCGTGATGCCGATGAGCCCCGCGATCGGGGACGCGAGCCCGGCCACGGTGAAGTTCACGAACCCGTGCACGGAGGTCGCCGTGCCGGCTTGATCGCCCTGGTTCTCGAGTGCGATCGCCGTCGCGCACGGGAAGCATCCGCCGCATCCGGCGACGTACAGCCACAGGCAGGGGAGCAGCCCGGTCAGTCCGGTGCCAGTCCACGTGAGCGGCACGATCGCCGCCGCCCCGATCACCGCTACCGCGACCGACCACAGCAGCACGCGCGGGGCGGGCATCGTTCTCCCCAACCACCCGGCGAGTTGCACGCCGATCACGAGACACAGCGAGGTCGAGAGGAAGACGAGGGCGAAGCCGGTCGCGTCCATTCCGAACACCCCCTGCAGCAGGAGCGGCGAGGCGGCGACGTAGGC carries:
- a CDS encoding DUF4832 domain-containing protein; amino-acid sequence: MKRRTRMMRAVAAVTTSLALTAVAAGGAVAATPGWTPLTPAEEPAANPLKGFVPFAGQYDPATNTFPHSMEWAYFPLDAVMTGPDTFDWTVFEASLADIASRGHQTALRFYLDYPTRESGIPQFLIDGGLEVRPYDEFNNNGVSVSPDYDDPNLRAALDSFVAALGERYDGDPRIGYVQAGLVGFWGEWHTWPYNGDGRPNWMPSDETQLDILQDFVAAFPTTEIQVRNPNTMNAPLPIGYHDDSFALSTMISPLGWHFMDNMVAAGATEKWQQYSIGGELRPELQPCIFSAAGCPVIEEGGDNDFAGSLEQTHATWLLNHYAFQTGYSEADKPAALAAAQSLGYSFRATEAWVPATTGAGATTIGLTVSNIGVAPFYYDWPISIAYLDATGAVVRSVETDWLISDVASGATEQFVTTVDTTGLPAGDYTVVAQVANPLPGGMPVRFANASQDADVDGWLTLGVTTVAAAGAAPVPGTAGAPELAATGADVSTLLGLAAAVTLLGLAGVVAERRVARR
- a CDS encoding pyridoxal phosphate-dependent aminotransferase, whose amino-acid sequence is MELLQSAKLADVLYDVRGPALTRAKELESAGHPILKLNIGNPAPFGFEAPPELLEDIIANLPASQGYSDSKGILSARRAVAQDAQRKGIPDVDVDDVYLGNGVSELIAMSLQALLNDGDEVLIPAPDYPLWTAVTSLAGGRAVHYRCDESSDWQPDVEDLASKVTERTKAIVVINPNNPTGAVYGRPVLEAIAEVARRHELLLLADEIYDRILYDDAEHVSLGAVAPDVLTLTFNGLSKAYRVAGFRSGWMTVSGPKRHAASYIEGLDLLANMRLCPNVPAQHAIQAALGGYQSIHDLVLPGGRLLEQRDVTWRMLEEIPGVSCVKPRGALYCFPRLDPEVYPVKDDRKLILDLLEEQHVLVVQGTGFNWPDPDHFRIVTLPRVDQLEDAIGRIREFLEGRDWG
- a CDS encoding dihydrodipicolinate synthase family protein, which encodes MRFTGLSAFPHTPLRDDAVDEGAYARLVDRLAAAGVDSITSLGSTGSYMYLDREERRRAARTAVRNAGPVPVMVGIGALRTSQVRALADDAQEAGASAVLLAPVTYQALNDDEVFGLFEDVTAGLSVPLVVYDNPGTTHVTFSLDLYERIAALPNVASIKIPGVPADPAEAAARVRAIRDRIPSTVTVGVSGDAAAATGLEAGCDAWYSVLGGTLPRPAVTITRAALAGDHAAATAEHTRLAPLWALFAELSSYRVTAAIAEHLGLVAPDSLPRPVRGLDADARTRVIRVVDELQLAD